The following coding sequences are from one Delphinus delphis chromosome 19, mDelDel1.2, whole genome shotgun sequence window:
- the CDK5RAP3 gene encoding CDK5 regulatory subunit-associated protein 3: MQDHQHVPIDIQTSKLLDWLVDRRHCNLKWQSLVLTIREKINAAIQDMPESQEIAQLLSGSYIHYFHCLRIVELLKGTEASTKNIFGRYSSQRMKDWQEIVALYEKDNTYLVELSSLLVRNVTYEIPSLKKQIAKCQQLQQEYSRKEEEGQAGAAEMREQFYHSCKQYGITGDNVQRELLALVKDLPSQLAEIGAAAQSLGEAIDLYQACVGFVCESPTEQVLPMLRFVQTRGNSTVYEWRTGTEPSVVERPHLEEPPEQVEEDAIDWGDFGVEVASEGADSGISAQAAGIDWGISLESDSKEAGGGEIDWGDDAAALQITVLEAGTQAPKGVARGPDALTLLEYPETRNQFIDELMELEIFLSQRAVEMSEEADILSVSQFQLAPAILQGQTKAKMVTMVSALQDLIGQLTSLRMQHLFMILASPRYVDRVTELLQQKLKQSQLLALKKELMLQKQQEALREQAALEPKLDLLLEKTKELQKLIEADISKRYNGRPVNLMGTCL; the protein is encoded by the exons ATGCAG GACCATCAGCACGTGCCCATCGACATCCAGACCAGCAAACTGCTCG ACTGGCTGGTGGACAGAAGGCACTGCAACCTGAAATGGCAGAGTCTGGTATTGACCATCCGAGAGAAGATCAATGCCGCCATCCAGGACATGCCAGAGAGCCAAGAGATCGCCCAGCTGCTCTCTGGATCCT ACATTCACTACTTCCACTGCCTAAGAATTGTGGAGCTTCTCAAAGGCACTGAAGCCtccacaaaaaatatttttggccgGTATTCTTCACAGCGAATGAAG gATTGGCAGGAGATTGTAGCCCTATATGAGAAGGACAACACCTACCTAG TGGAACTCTCCAGCCTCCTGGTTCGGAACGTCACCTACGAGATCCCTTCCCTGAAGAAGCAGATCGCCAAGTGCCAGCAGCTGCAGCAAGAATACAGCCGCAAGGAGGAGGAGGGCCAGGCGGGGGCTGCCGAGATGCGGGAGCAGTTCTACCACTCGTGCAAGCAGTATGGCATCACG GGGGACAACGTCCAAAGAGAACTGCTGGCCCTGGTGAAGGACCTGCCGAGTCAGTTGGCTGAGATTGGGGCGGCGGCCCAGTCCCTGGGGGAAGCCATCGACCTGTACCAGGCCTGTGTGGGGTTTGTGTGTGAAAG CCCCACAGAGCAGGTGCTGCCAATGCTACGGTTTGTGCAGACGCGGGGGAACTCCACCGTGTATGAGTGGAGGACGGGCACGGAGCCCTCGGTGGTGGAGCGGCCGCACCTCGAGGAGCCCCCTGAGCAGGTGGAAGAAGACGCG aTTGACTGGGGCGACTTTGGGGTGGAAGTGGCGTCTGAAGGAGCTGACTCTGGCATCTCTGCCCAGGCTGCTGGAATTGACTGGGGCATCTCCCTGGAATCGGACTCAAAG GAAGCTGGGGGTGGTGAGATAGACTGGGGAGACGATGCTGCTGCTCTGCAGATCACCGTGCTGGAAGCCGGAACCCAGG CTCCCAAAGGTGTTGCTAGGGGCCCAGATGCTCTGACACTTCTTGAATACCCTGAGACCCGGAATCAGTTCATCGATGAGCTCATGGAG CTTGAGATCTTCTTGTCCCAGAGAGCAGTGGAGATGAGTGAGGAGGCAGACATCCTGTCTGTGAGCCAGTTCCAGCTGGCTCCAGCCATCCTGCAGGGCCAGACCAAAGCAAAGATGGTCACCATGGTGTCGGCACTGCAGGATCTGATTGGCCAGCTCACCAGTCTTCGAATGCAGCACCTGTTTATGATCCTGGCCTCACCAAG GTATGTGGACCGAGTGACTGAGCTCCTCCAGCAGAAGCTGAAGCAGTCCCAGCTACTGGCTTTGAAGAAAGAGCTGATGCTGCAGAAGCAGCAGGAAGCCCTTCGGGAGCAGGCGGCTCTGGAGCCCAAGCTGGACCTGCTGCTGGAGAAGACCAAGGAGCTGCAGAAGCTG ATTGAAGCTGACATTTCCAAAAGGTACAATGGGCGCCCCGTGAACCTGATGGGAACCTGTCTGTGA